Genomic window (Lycium barbarum isolate Lr01 chromosome 2, ASM1917538v2, whole genome shotgun sequence):
ggggtgtgacattgCATaccaaaaaacatggaccccatattattacttttcttcaaaatatttaattgttgtatttgatattccgccatgtcatttatttgttatgtttgctaaaataaatatacttaaaatatttatattttaaaataagatacaatttaattacttttttatttttattcttactctaataaatgtgaaaagagattaatatcaaatgaagatcaaataatgaataagttaaattagtcaaattataattctaattcacgtttccttaaaaaatcatgcaaaagacaacacgaaaagtaaaatgagctaaaccgagaatatttaccaaaaattaaaaaatagcatttcttcgtttaaatagaaaatcaatttctactttgtttcgttttaaacatgtaaaattaatttaataatttgaattagaattatccaaatcaaaatttgataaaaaataataagtattttacacctttaaattaatcgaattaaaattgaaagtatcaactgatgaaaatagttttcttttaaacaagtcttctcttttaaaaagtattaataaatttttgtagcaaacacgaatataataaagttttagatacggagcacaaactacaatgttatattaatcgtattttgaacatagtatatatatatatatatattactatctaaacacaactacatatacatagatatattataatctaaagtgttgggtccgtgcgcagcacgggcatagaccaTCTAGTAACTATATATAAGGgggaaatttttgttttgattgtCCTCACAGGGACACAAGTGGAAATTCACTGTTGTTGTACTTTATGAGTTATTATTGACAAAGAGATAAATTGTGGGTCCCCTTGTGGTATGTGGATGATGTTGATGGTTATTTTTTTATCAGGCTCTTTGCCCCGAAAATTTTTATGATGGGTGAGGCACAAATATGACTTGGCATGTGAGGATAATTTGTTATTGAAAAATAATAGTGTGTGGGTCCCATTTCTATTAACCCTTTCATCTTTACTCCTTGGtgctatttttttctttttttcttgtggTCATGAAACATTATTGGTGCTATTTGTGGGCTCCTTCTCTACTTTTACAAATTACAAATGAAACCAAATGAAAAGAAAACACTACATAATATGTACAATAGAAATGGTGGGAACTTTTCACCATTTTCCATCCTTTTATTTGGGATCTTTGCATATCACATCTAAATCAAGTAAAGTAAATTTCACTCAAAAAAAAATACACCATTGCTAATCAGTGCACTCTCAAAGAGATACCCAAAAGTCAAGTAAAGTTACTAGAAACTCTCTTCTAAATGTATAATCTATGAacttatttctttctttttttctctttaaaTAAATTGTATTTGTACAATCACATTCTGTTGCCAAATTTTCAAATAAGAAGATGAAGAGCTGAATcttattttggtacatatataCCACCAGGATAAAATGGAAGTGGCAGGAGAGGATCCAAGTAATTGAGCTAGATTTAGACAGAAAAAATCAAGATTTGGAACTAATTTTTTATTCTCTTTTAGTATCAGCAAGGATGACAACCAAAATTGAACACCAATCTTCAAAGAAATTGCATGTTTAATTTACCATGGCTAGACGTGTAGTTTTAATTTTTGAACAAATTAGTTGGAAAAACATTTCCATTATTTAGTTGAGAAGGAAGAAGATGGAACATTGAGCTGAAGAAGAAAAGTCATTTCCTTTTCTCTTTGGAAtgaagagtccggaaccaaaatgccccaaaaaaaatcactttgaaccaaaataccttaacaaaaaaaaagttacaaaactacctttagcaaagtaatttactgcgctaaagaagttcacggagacggagtcgttaactgctttagcgcagtattttgctgcgttatagaagctgttaaaaaaaaaaaaatctataacgcagtaaaatactgcgttatagaaacagtaccaaaaaaaaaaaaaatttggccaactttattttttgcaacacttagtgtttttttttcatactttgaccaatgattagtcgtgtgtcaagactccgaaacgtcaatattttatatagaacctgatatttttttctgcgtacaataatgtaggctcaatacatcaaggatacgtaaacgttcggatcgacattttaggggttgaaaaggtgtccaaagtaagttttatttgtaaactttaggtttaagtgatCTACATACATAGAcgcccatttttgtttgaagacttgttgtcattagcttaaggtttttttttatttttagggtttagatttattgaaaataaagccGTTGCCCAAAGGTTTTTAACTGCTTTAGTGcggtattttactgcgctaaagaatatattttttttgtttgtatagcgcagtaaaatagcgagatgccatttttttttttgcaacacttagtgtgttttttcatactttgaccaacgattagtcgtgtgtcaagactccaaaacgtcaaaATTAGTCAGCttaattttcaaaaattgaaaccgcagaagtgaaattaacattcacagctacattaccccaagatttttacgttgaaatctattgcgtatcatcatcttataagtaaataaaactgaaaatttcacgccaatttgggggaaaattgaaattgaatgggataaaaggcgttttttttaaaatcggctcggccaaaccgcccgcatagatctcggaaaactacacaagttaaaaaaaaaacgcgtaaatcgAACGTCcaagcgcaaagttatgaccatctaaagtttgaccactttacaactaacttttctccctatattttttagaattatatttatattcaaaataaagttatgtcttgattaaaaaataacacgcttaaatcaaaaccttaaaaaataagacacttaaaccttaaacaaaacttacttcgggtaccttttcaacccctaaaacgacgatccgaacgtttacgtatccttgatgtattgagcctacattatagtacgcagaaaaaatatcaggttctatataaaatattgacgtttcggagtcttgacacatgactaatcattggtcaaagtatggaaaaaaacactaagtgtttcaaaaaataaagttggccaattttttgtttttggtactatttctataacgcagtattttactgcgttatagaattttgttttttaacagcttctataacgcagtaaaatactgcgctaaaggtagttttgtaacattttttttattgggatattttagttcaaagtgatttttttaggGGCATTTTGTTTCCGGACCCTTGGAATGAACGAGCATTAAAGAGTAAGTGGACCCCccaatttaatatatttttatttaacacAAATCTGCTGGGACCATATCACTTTtatatttctctcttttcttagCCTTAAAATAGAGAAGAGGCCCATAGTCCACTTGTCACTTAATGAACCCCTCACACAAATATTACATGACATATCTCACACATAATAAAACTTTTCCTCACACAAATATTACATGGCATATCTCACACATAATAAAACTTTTCTCTTTGCCCCTGCTTTTTTACTTTCTTTGGTAATAATTGCCAATTTGAGGAATTTTTAGTTTTTAAATACCCAAAGAGGTATAAGAGTTGTCATATCAATTTATTGCCTTCGAATTGTCTCAAAATAATTGTAATTTAGGAATTCAAGACTAAAGTTGATAATTGTTGTCAATCATATTATTAAAGTTTAAAAAGTAATTCTTTTTAATATTACTCAATTCTCAAAGAAACATCTAATAAATAAGGATAACTTAgtattatattttgtatattttatttttcttaatgGTGTGAAAAGAACTAAAGCTACCTTTTAAAACCCTTAAAAGTTTAAATAAAGTCTGAATTTTCAGTTGATGTACTTTTTATATCATAATTTTGGTGTGATTCGAATatgaatttcttgatattcttacaTAAATTTACCTATTAAAAGACGATATTAAAAGCGGAGCCATAAAACACTACAATTTTTATATTTAACATTATTTGAAAAAACATTGCAGGGAAAAGATAATATAATTTAACTATGTGAATAGTAATAACACTGAACAAATTGTAAAGGGAAGTGAACTTTTCTAAATCTTTTTTGAAATATTGAAGTATTTGTGCATAAAATAGGTTATTCTACATCTTATAGTAGAAGTTTAGGACAAAACCGTTAGATTAAACATTAACCTTTAACTCTTGTTTAGTCATACCACGGCGTGTATAGTTCACGTGATATATTTTCCTTGTAGGTTATTCATAAGAAATTTAATAAACACACATTAAATGATATTAGACCGTTTAATAGGTATAAGCCTCATCTGAAGTGTGTACATATAAATTTGGCTATTGGAACGTGATATTCTCAAAACTTTCTGTAAAATGAAAACAGTGAGAGCTTTTATGCTATACAtacatttgaaaaataaaaagaaagtctATAACAAGAAATTGTTCTTTTTCAACTTTCATGTACTTTTGATTGATATAGCATGTtagaagtctttagaaaatattATAGTACTTTTCAATAACATGATGCAACAAAAGTAATAAGACAAGTATTGAATACTTTTTAAAAGCAATtgcaaatttaatttttaatattagttTGGGCTCGGGCTTAACACGGGTCAACCATCACTagttatatatagatagataaatttctttttatgtatatacattATACTTTGAATTTTCTTGACTGTTTCGTATGTCTACTTAATTACATTTTGAGGTCACTTTTAAATCAAAATCCTAGTTCCCACTGTATGTCACCGAACATATTTATagcacaaaaataaaaaatttagtaaGGAAAAGAACATATGAACATCTAGGTATTTTGAAGACAATTTCCTCTTGTGAACCAAAGATAAAAATCATTATGGTCaaacactaagtaaaataatATCGCTGATTTTAATTAGTTTTAGAAATATTGACAAGATTGGTCGATTTATGTAGTTCTATAAACAACAAATAGATTGATATCTTATATAAACACTAAAATCAGTGTGTCCTACCCTGCACATCTATTAAATGTTTGCATTTTTATggtattttaaaaaaatgaaggTGATAGCAGGCTTACCAATAAATTTTATGGCTCTTGATCTTCCATATTTCCTTCCTCTAAACTGGTGCTATTTTTCCGTTTCTATGGCTATCTTAGGACATGCCATCTTTAAGAAATCTTCAGTTTAAGGTTGCTCTGTTGAAATGACCATCTTCCGAGTGCAAAGGAAGTATGAAGTGTAAATGTATAGTAGATTCGGCACCCGCATCTCCTTTTAGCTTATAAgataaagaaataaaatatagAGCATATACCCACCATTCTTTACTTCAACCACATTTTTTTCATGCTTGTATATATACACATGCATGTAGGAGCCATCCAACAAACTGACATTTCTGCATCATGACAGACAAACTATACGAAGGAAAAGGTTCTTCGTATTTTATTTATACAGATTAATGACCCATTATTTGAATTGAATGAAATCAACTTTAATGATAATGATCAGTTGGTATTTCAATTCAATCGCTGTTAATTTCAATTCAGTCGTGGTAATCGTTTCATTAGCTGAATTGTATATTTAATAGAAAATAATTACATACGTACTGTAATATGTGGCAATCATAGTCCCATTCTCGCTCTATATGCCATAGCATGAAAAGGGGGTACCGCCTCATGTAGAAGTATTACCAAGATCTCCGATTTGACTCTACGTCTTTCCTTGCTCTGGAAAATTTGCCTCCCACTTGTCGCTCCGATGACTATAACGAAAAaacaatataaatataaatagaaaagaaaaaaaaggacaaaatcaATAAAACATGAAGCTTCTTAGTGTTGGAACTTTCTCAGTGTGATAAGATATTTATAATGAAACAGGGGTAACAAATAGAGTATCAAAAAGATCCAAAGTCATTCGCCAAAGATATAAGGCAAGAAAGAGATTCATGAAATCAGATTTGCAAGCATGTTCAAGTGCAGTCATATAATCGCATTCCGATGAGCAGGATCTAAAAGAGAGTGTAAGAAGAAAGAATGGACCTCAAGTGAATCTACTAGTTTCGATAGGAATAAAGGATGCGCGACCGGAGACCTCAACTCGACGGAAACTTTGAAAACTGACTGGAAAATTTGGGCCCCAAACCAGAAACCTCCACTGAACTCCATTAACTAAACTCTGTTTTGGGGTTTTAATGAGAATCGATGGTGTTAGAATCGGAAAAATGACGTGGAGAAGAAGATGGATATAAGTTTGATGTTGAGTTTGAATCTCCTCTGTTAATTGTTGAGTGTTTATTATTGAAGGGTGAAGATTTCAGTGTGAAAGGTTTTTAGAGAATTTTAAAAGGCGCATCTTTTGTAAAGTTATAACTGAAATTTGATTGATTTTTTTTGCAGATTTAATATACCTAGCATTATTTGGGGAAAGAGCACCTAGAGGTTTCGAAGCCAAGTCCATGGCCATCCAGTGAGAATGCCAGGTTTGGGCACTCATATAAGGGGTTGTATAGTGACTAAGAGCCTTGTTCAGAGAGGATGTGGCTGCTGTGGATATGGTTGACAGAAATAATGGCGGTTATGAGATGTAAGAGGAGAAAGGTAATCAGAGCGATTAAAGGCGTTACCCTGGCGAGTAGGAGGAAGAGAAGATTAAGGCGTTTTTAGAAGACTTTTGCATAAAATTTGAGGGCAGGGCTGCGAGGGAAAAATGAGGAGGGGAAGGAAGCGATGCTTGGCCAAAAGTTTTTTAAGCGTCGGGTCACCTTTTTTAATGGAAAAATTGAGTAAAATAGAATTAATTGACAAAAAATTGTggaaaaagataaatacaaaCCCTGCAATTCCGGGATGCCACGTCAGCAGCGGGCCCTTTgcctacttatatatatatatgatatagatGTTTGCATGTATTGGAGAGGTTTGACTTGACACgaattttaaaaataaagaaatgcTTTTAAAATTTTTGTTCTAAACCAAATCATACAAATTTGTGTGGTTAgaaattatttcattaattgtAAAAGGGTGAATTTAAAGTTGATTTTTtcctaaatatagaaagatgtcatTATTTTTTGCACCGActtaaaaggaaagagtgtcatataaattgagacggtaAAACTCAAGGATTTAATTGCAAAGCTAGGAACTAGTCCACTTTgaaaaattaagaaataatttATCATTTATATCTACTTTACGCTTATTATTaacattttaattattttcaatTCATTTTTCAATCTTACATGACTTATAATAATTaggggtgatatagtaaaattactgctatttcatttttcttttcaagGAGAGTATTATGAACGAGTAAACATGCCATTAATCATACAGAAGCGCTCTATcataggggtgggcatggtacggtatttgaaattTCGGTACGGTAATTTCGATTTtcggtttctaaaaatactataccattatcataccaaattaattcggtatggttcggtattttaaaGTTCGATTTTGGTATTTTACAGTACGGTAAATCGATACCATAATTTGTCTCACTTtgacttacatatactcatatcgtAGAGAATTATTGACTTCCGGTACTTAAGAAACGTCTTAATAAAGACACAAAAAAGACAACttaaatcaagatagagtagtcaaagttccaacgtttaaaaaattagttttctaataatactagttaATGTATTTGTTAGTATAGAATAttaagatatatgaattgtatatgtaattatatacttcggtatgatattcagtattttctttatgaataccgaataccgtacagaatatcaaaatttttaaaaatgcTAACCAATTATCATATCTAATACCATAATACCGAAATCgcgatataatttttttttatttcaatatTGTAATCGGTATCTATTATACCGTACCCACCCCCACGGTGTCCATCATACTAGGGGcgaattttgaaaaagaaaaagaaaaaagggagtGGAAAAGCCAAAGTTGGAAGAACAGTTCCCGTGGGGCCCAACTTAAAGTGGGAACCTTATCTCCAAAACAGAGAAATATTGGATATGTCGTTTTATGTTAGTTGAGCAGTGATGCTGTTTGCTTGTTTTCGTGTCCTGAGGAAATAATGGTGATAGAGATATGACATTGTCATAATTTCACAAGAAATCTgcacattttcttttccagatagATCCAGAAACCAAAAAAGGACACATCTTTTAATTGATCTGCCGATCCCAAAACCTCAGCTATTTTCACGATGGCGCTGAACTTGAAGGCATCATTAATCCTAACTCATGTTCCGAGTAGAACTGGGTTGAGATCCACTAGGAAAGGGGTGCAAAAAGTGATGATGAGCGGAGCGACGGGAGTACCCAAGTATAAGGGGACGCAGATGAGAGAGAAACAGCTGACGGAGATGATAGAGAAGAAAGTGAAGGAAGCTAAGGAGGTGTGCGGGGAAGACGCCAGGTCCGACGAGTGCAAGGTGGCATGGGACGAGGTCGAAGAAGTCAGTCAGGCTAAGGCCCATCTGCGCATCAAGCTTCAGCTCAATCAAGATCCCCTTGAACCTTACTGTCAAGATAACCCTGAGACCGATGAGTGCCGTATCTATgaacattaattaattaattacgcTCTTTCATTGTTGTACTTCTAGTTGATCTCTACTGTATTTCTCTCTTCTCCTGCGTACTGCAGCAGTTTACTTAATAAATGGAAAGTCCGAGCTTTCATCTTCACAAGTTACGAGCATTACTTATGATCATTAAAGTTATTATAACAAGCCCTCAATTTGGCCCTCACTTTATTAACATAACATCCCTGGTTTAGTTTATGTCGCTGTTCTATCTTTCCCTTTAGCAAATGCAGACTCCTGACGCACCCAACGTTTTTTCGTATTGGTGCACTGAGCAAGTCTATAAAACAAAAGGTTAAATTTACCCTTTTACTTtcaaaattaatttatatatttatCCTTCATTGTACTTTCCGAATAAATTTGTCCCCTGTTAGACGACTTTTGTTCAATATAACGAAACCAACGGTATAGGCAAATTATATGGGTAAGTTTAGCCATTTTTTGAAGTACATATATAAACTTTCTCCCTTAGGTATAAGTTTTTCTTTTGTCACGTATGTTTCACGTATAATTCTTGAGATGATTTACTTTAACGGTACTTAAAGTAGTTAAACTTCAGCtctagataaaaaaaaattaaattaaaatctcAAATATCTTATTAATTTAAAACACACACTAAAATCtcattaaaaaaattatatctagaaaatatatattttattcaaATTTTACAAGCTAATCTTAAAAAGTACAATTTTTGTTTTATTAATTCTCAACAGGGGAAAAAGTAATTTTTCTTGTGAGCAAATAACTTCTATTATCATAATAAATAAAATCTCATTTATAAACTTTTTCATGTCATATATATAATTTACAACGTATCCGAAAAGtagtaatgataataattacCTCAAATCATACTTATCAAGTTTTTCTTAAAAGTTTTCACTTGAAAGAAAATATGTACCATGTAAATGCAACATATAACGGTTTCAAAATTTGTCAAAGTTACGGGGTCTGACATCTACGTCATTATTTTTCTCCGTGATTGAACACAGACACTTGGTCACTTCTTGAATAAAAACACGTTGCCCTCTCCTGATAAAATGAAAAGTTGAAAGTCTTAATTTTTATgaatactgttgacacccaattttgtcccgcctctcctccaaaatacctatttacgcttctaatatttttagaaaattaaaaatatatatatttattttttactaaattattagcctcttatcaataccggcactttattattctattacagttactaattattgttattattattattattactattactattattattattattattattattattattattattattattattattattattagttcaaatccgagcccaatcaactcatactattttggACCAGTCCATTAAtaaccagcccatattttaattcatcaaCACCCtattcataaaatcagcccacattttaattcacctcagcccaaaaaaataaatactcAGCCGACATTTTCAGTCCATTCcttctacccgacccggcccaccacCCTACCCGACCCGGCCTAATATTCTTATTCCCTACCCTAATCCCTTTTCCCTCATCCTCttttccctttctctttctccttcatcTCCTCATCGTcacccccaccaccgccgctcctcttcatcatctcccaaccccaccaccaccgccgcctacaccccactcccacttccctctgttccccaccttcgtcttgtccccccgctcctctctctccttttcCCGCTCCCTCTCCCTTTCTTCTACACAAAACCTaaaaaaaacctataaatagttgaGAGTGGAAACGTGTTAAGGGACGAGATTTTGGAAGGCGAGAATCCCTTTACGAAAACAGGTTTTAAAACCCCaaaaaattgccttgcaaaaaaAACGGATCTGGAACCCCGAAATCCCCTAAGAATCAAGGCTTTTGAATCGCAAAATTCCCTTGAAATTATGTTCTGAAACAAGCtcctttttgttgtttttttttttgaaatcttcGAAAAATCTCTAAAATATAAGCCCTTTTTTGCCGCATAGAATTCCTtaaaaatcagtttctttagcAGTCGTAATCTTATTTTAATATCGGGTCAAAATACTAGCTTCAATTCGTATTCGTTTGCCCTGTTGTTGTcgtgaatccgagcatcgcaagctcggatttaatagtcttcgaggtagatatcgaaaccttcgcctcacttcgctgcacccggagaaggtaattcccctttttCTACTTGTTTTCGAATCCTTCAGTTGCTATTCTACATGCTGTTTAGTAGTAGAGTTGATTAGCTCAGTTTAAATAGTTTGTTTGCATGTTGATAGTAATTCGGACTTAATTTGTTTGGTATGATGGTTTGATTATCGAGCTTGGCTCTGTTTGTGTAATTACATGCATTAGGTGCGATAACTGGGCTTTAATTGATTCAAATGTGTGGGTTAATCATGTTAGCTGGTTTAAATGGCGTATTGTTATACAAATCTGGT
Coding sequences:
- the LOC132628274 gene encoding calvin cycle protein CP12-3, chloroplastic, which produces MALNLKASLILTHVPSRTGLRSTRKGVQKVMMSGATGVPKYKGTQMREKQLTEMIEKKVKEAKEVCGEDARSDECKVAWDEVEEVSQAKAHLRIKLQLNQDPLEPYCQDNPETDECRIYEH